A section of the Balearica regulorum gibbericeps isolate bBalReg1 chromosome 6, bBalReg1.pri, whole genome shotgun sequence genome encodes:
- the SLC4A3 gene encoding anion exchange protein 3 isoform X1 — translation MAAGESPLVGDVFIDLQQGRDHAEKASPGAEDDEDLDKTLSIERFGDLISKSASSNLEKQRRSYSERDFEFHRQTSHHIHHPLSTHLPSALKFQKRPPRASRRKKRRRKKKKTSVPPSEVTPTIQEEDEEGGEEEEEEEEEEEEEGESEAEEAQEKEISAESEGEARGKDTSPKLEPPSKPKFTIGSDEEESGSALAPAQFHVEEECGILSPVPRFTDLLQDKGSASLCSLPGPRERLSRGWEKRKPWGQVASGQRVTYDLKERMCIGSMTTLESAAYQRVPTDEAEAQMLASADLDGMKSHRFEDNPGVRRHLMKKPSRSQITRTSKKLASTPSVKKKKKKKKLDRKPHEVFVELNELVVDKNQEMHWRETARWIKFEEDVEEDTARWGKPHVASLSFRSLLELRKTIAHGAVLLDLEQTTLPGIAHLMVETMIISDQIRAEDRANVLRALLLKHSHPNDEKEGFFPRNHSSSSMNSIVGNHHHNHTTDTCVPLMGEERIEMADPKANETECKEQKNLHLHNSEGHRKYLKLMEKIPEDAEATVVLVGCVQFLEQPTMAFVRLNEAVFLESVLEVPIPVRFIFVLLGPSQANMDYHEIGRSISTLMSDKHFHEAAYMADDRQDLLNAINEFLDCSIVIPPSEVEGKDLLKSIATFQKLLLRKRKEREQKSMKEGAVQEAKELCEVKAEEEEEEAEDDPLKRTGIFFGGLVRDIKRRYPKYLSDIRDALHSQCLAAVLFIYFAALSPAITFGGLLGEKTEGLMGVSELIISTSVLGILFSLLGAQPLLVIGFSGPLLVFEEAFYKFCQTQGIEYLTGRVWIGLWLIVFIFIIVAAEGSFLVRYISPFTQEIFAFLISLIFIYETFYKLYKVFAEHPLLKFYPPNVQSGLNASMLSADAMSLGIRMQPNTALLSLILMLGTFFIAFFMRKFKNSRFLGGKARRIIGDFGIPISILVMVLVDYTITDTYTQKLNVPSGLSVTSPHKRGWFIHPMGSSGTFPMWMMFASAIPALLVFILIFMETQITTLIVSKKERKLLKGSGFHLDLLLIGTMGGLCALFGLPWLTAATVRSVTHVNALTVMSKAIAPGEKPKIEEVKEQRVTGVLIAALVGLSIVMGNMLRQIPLAVLFGIFLYMGVTSLTGIQLYERLLLIFMPSKHHPDHIYVVKVKTWRMNLFTCIQLACIVLLWVVKSTVASLAFPFVLIMTVPLRRFVLPRFFHDRELKALDSEDAEPNFDEDGRDEYNELHMPV, via the exons ATGGCAGCTGGAGAGTCCCCTCTCGTAGGAGATGTCTTCATCGACCTGCAGCAG GGCAGAGATCATGCAGAGAAAGCCTCTCCTGGTGCCGAGGACGATGAGGACTTGGATAAGACTTTGTCAATCGAGAGATTTGGGGACCTGATAAGCAAGTCAGCATCAAGCAATCTGGAGAAGCAAAGACGCAGCTACAGTGAGAGAGATTTTGAAT tccACCGCCAAACCTCGCACCACATCCATCATCCCCTTTCCACTCACCTCCCTTCTGCCCTCAAGTTCCAAAAGAGGCCCCCCCGTgccagcaggaggaaaaaaaggaggaggaaaaagaagaaaacctcagTACCCCCCTCGGAGGTGACCCCCACCATCCAGGAAGAGGAcgaggaagggggagaagaggaggaagaagaggaagaagaagaagaggaagaaggagagtCTGAGGCAGAGGAGGCCCAGGAGAAAGAGATCTCTGCAGAGTCTGAGGGCGAAGCTCGTGGGAAGGACACGTCCCCTAAGCTGGAGCCCCCAAGCAAACCAAAG TTCACCATCGGCAGTGATGAGGAGGAGTCCGGCAGCGCTCTGGCCCCTGCGCAGTTCCACGTGGAGGAGGAGTGTGGCATCCTGTCCCCCGTGCCACGCTTCACCGACCTGCTGCAGGACAAGGGCTCTGCGTCCCTCTGCAG CCTCCCCGGGCCTCGGGAGCGTTTGTCTCGCGGGTGGGAGAAGCGCAAGCCCTGGGGCCAGGTGGCAAGCGGACAACGAGTTACCTATGACTTGAAAGAGAGGATGTGCATCGGCAGCATGACCACGCTGGAGAGTGCGGCGTACCAGCGCGTCCCCACAGATGAGGCCGAAGCCCAGATGCTGGCTTCTGCTGACTTGGATGGCATGAAAA GCCACCGTTTTGAAGATAACCCTGGTGTGAGGAGGCATCTGATGAAAAAACCATCTCGGAGTCAGATCACCAGGACAAGCAAAAAATTAGCATCAACTCcatctgtaaagaaaaagaagaagaagaaaaagttggaTAGAAAGCCCCATGAG GTGTTTGTGGAGCTGAACGAGCTGGTGGTGGATAAGAACCAGGAGATGCACTGGAGGGAGACAGCCCGCTGGATCAAGTTTGAGGAGGACGTGGAGGAGGACACAGCAAGGTGGGGGAAACCCCACGTGGCTTCACTGTCCTTCCGCAGCCTGTTGGAGCTCAGGAAGACGATTGCCCACG GTGCCGTCCTCCTTGACCTGGAGCAGACCACTCTGCCCGGCATTGCCCACCTCATGGTGGAGACCATGATCATCTCTGACCAGATCAGAGCAGAAGACCGAGCCAACGTGCTGCGTGccctgctgctgaagcacag CCACCCCAATGATGAGAAAGAGGGCTTCTTCCCGAGGAACCACTCCAGCTCCAGCATGAACTCCATCGTGGGGAACCACCACCACAACCACACCACCGACACATGCGTGCCCCTCATGGGGGAAGAGCGCATTGAGATGGCTGACCCCAAGGCCAATGAGACCGAGTGCAAGGAG CAGAAAAACCTGCATCTCCATAACTCTGAGGGCCACCGTAAATACCTGAAGCTGATGGAGAAGATCCCTGAAGATGCAGAGGCCACAGTCGTTCTTGTGG GTTGTGTGCAGTTCTTGGAGCAGCCAACTATGGCCTTCGTCCGACTAAATGAGGCCGTCTTCCTGGAATCTGTCTTGGAGGTCCCGATTCCTGTCAGATTCATCTTTGTGCTGCTGGGACCGAGCCAGGCCAACATGGACTACCACGAAATTGGCCGCTCAATCTCCACCCTCATGTCCGACAAG CACTTCCATGAGGCTGCATACATGGCAGATGACCGTCAAGACCTCCTCAATGCAATCAACGAGTTCTTGGACTGCAGCATTGTCATCCCCCCATCGGAGGTGGAGGGGAAAGACTTGCTCAAATCCATTGCCACCTTCCAGAAGTtgctgctgaggaagaggaaggagagggagcagAAGTCCATGAAGGAGGGGGCTGTCCAGGAAGCCAAAG AGCTGTGTGAAGTGAaagctgaggaagaagaggaggaagctgaGGACGACCCTTTGAAGCGGACCGGGATATTTTTTGGAGGTCTGGTTCGGGACATAAAGCGCAGGTACCCCAAATACCTCAGTGACATCAGAGACGCCTTGCACAGCCAGTGTCTCGCGGCCGTTCTCTTCATCTACTTTGCTGCTCTCTCTCCTGCCATCACCTTCGGGGGACTCCTAG GAGAGAAAACCGAGGGTCTCATGGGGGTCTCCGAGCTGATAATCTCCACCTCAGTTTTAGGGatcctcttctccctgcttGGAGCCCAGCCGCTCCTGGTCATTGGCTTCTCAGGGCCTCTGCTGGTGTTTGAAGAAGCTTTTTACAAG TTCTGCCAGACACAAGGCATTGAGTATCTGACAGGCAGAGTGTGGATTGGTTTGTGGCTCATCGTCTTCATCTTCATTATCGTGGCAGCTGAGGGAAGCTTCTTGGTGCGCTACATCTCGCCTTTCACCCAGGAGATCTTTGCTTTCCTCATCTCCCTCATCTTTATCTACGAGACCTTCTACAAACTGTACAAG GTGTTTGCAGAACATCCTCTGCTGAAGTTTTACCCACCGAACGTGCAGAGTGGCCTGAATGCCAGCATGCTCTCTGCGGATGCGATGTCACTGGGAATCAGGATGCAGCCCAACAccgctctcctctccctcatccTCATGCTAGGCACCTTCTTCATTGCCTTCTTCATGCGCAAGTTCAAGAACAGCCGTTTCTTAGGAGGAAAG GCTCGGCGGATCATTGGAGACTTCGGGATCCCCATCTCCATTCTGGTCATGGTGCTGGTGGATTACACCATCACTGACACGTACACACAG AAGCTGAATGTCCCCTCTGGCCTGTCGGTGACATCTCCTCACAAGCGTGGCTGGTTCATTCACCCCATGGGCAGCAGTGGCACCTTTCCGATGTGGATGATGTTTGCCTCTGCCATCCCTGCCCTCCTGGTCTTCATTCTTATCTTCATGGAGACACAGATCACAAC GCTGATTGTGAGCAAGAAGGAGAGGAAGCTGCTGAAAGGCTCTGGCTTCCACCTGGACCTGCTGCTCATTGGCACTATGGGAGGACTTTGTGCGCTCTTCGGGCTGCCATGGCTGACTGCAGCAACGGTACGCTCCGTTACCCACGTCAATGCCCTGACGGTCATGAGCAAGGCCATTGCGCCAGGAGAGAAGCCCAAGATCGAGGAGGTGAAGGAGCAGCGTGTGACCGGAGTGCTTATTGCTGCCCTCGTCG GTCTGTCCATTGTGATGGGGAACATGCTGCGGCAGATCCCGCTGGCTGTGCTTTTCGGCATCTTCCTCTACATGGGGGTTACGTCGCTCACTGGCATCCAGCTCTACGAGCGGCTGCTCCTGATCTTCATGCCATCCAAGCACCACCCTGACCACATCTATGTTGTTAAG GTGAAGACCTGGAGAATGAATCTCTTCACCTGCATTCAACTGGCCTGCATTGTGCTGCTCTGGGTGGTGAAATCTACGGTGGCATCCTTGGCCTTCCCCTTTGTCCTGATCATGACAGTGCCATTGCGACGCTTCGTGCTTCCCCGCTTCTTCCATGACAGGGAGCTCAAAGCG tTGGACTCGGAGGATGCGGAGCCGAACTTTGACGAGGACGGCCGGGATGAGTACAACGAGCTGCACATGCCTGTGTGA
- the SLC4A3 gene encoding anion exchange protein 3 isoform X3 translates to MAAGESPLVGDVFIDLQQGRDHAEKASPGAEDDEDLDKTLSIERFGDLISKSASSNLEKQRRSYSERDFEFHRQTSHHIHHPLSTHLPSALKFQKRPPRASRRKKRRRKKKKTSVPPSEVTPTIQEEDEEGGEEEEEEEEEEEEEGESEAEEAQEKEISAESEGEARGKDTSPKLEPPSKPKFTIGSDEEESGSALAPAQFHVEEECGILSPVPRFTDLLQDKGSASLCSLPGPRERLSRGWEKRKPWGQVASGQRVTYDLKERMCIGSMTTLESAAYQRVPTDEAEAQMLASADLDGMKSHRFEDNPGVRRHLMKKPSRSQITRTSKKLASTPSVKKKKKKKKLDRKPHEVFVELNELVVDKNQEMHWRETARWIKFEEDVEEDTARWGKPHVASLSFRSLLELRKTIAHGAVLLDLEQTTLPGIAHLMVETMIISDQIRAEDRANVLRALLLKHSHPNDEKEGFFPRNHSSSSMNSIVGNHHHNHTTDTCVPLMGEERIEMADPKANETECKEQKNLHLHNSEGHRKYLKLMEKIPEDAEATVVLVGCVQFLEQPTMAFVRLNEAVFLESVLEVPIPVRFIFVLLGPSQANMDYHEIGRSISTLMSDKHFHEAAYMADDRQDLLNAINEFLDCSIVIPPSEVEGKDLLKSIATFQKLLLRKRKEREQKSMKEGAVQEAKELCEVKAEEEEEEAEDDPLKRTGIFFGGLVRDIKRRYPKYLSDIRDALHSQCLAAVLFIYFAALSPAITFGGLLGILFSLLGAQPLLVIGFSGPLLVFEEAFYKFCQTQGIEYLTGRVWIGLWLIVFIFIIVAAEGSFLVRYISPFTQEIFAFLISLIFIYETFYKLYKVFAEHPLLKFYPPNVQSGLNASMLSADAMSLGIRMQPNTALLSLILMLGTFFIAFFMRKFKNSRFLGGKARRIIGDFGIPISILVMVLVDYTITDTYTQKLNVPSGLSVTSPHKRGWFIHPMGSSGTFPMWMMFASAIPALLVFILIFMETQITTLIVSKKERKLLKGSGFHLDLLLIGTMGGLCALFGLPWLTAATVRSVTHVNALTVMSKAIAPGEKPKIEEVKEQRVTGVLIAALVGLSIVMGNMLRQIPLAVLFGIFLYMGVTSLTGIQLYERLLLIFMPSKHHPDHIYVVKVKTWRMNLFTCIQLACIVLLWVVKSTVASLAFPFVLIMTVPLRRFVLPRFFHDRELKALDSEDAEPNFDEDGRDEYNELHMPV, encoded by the exons ATGGCAGCTGGAGAGTCCCCTCTCGTAGGAGATGTCTTCATCGACCTGCAGCAG GGCAGAGATCATGCAGAGAAAGCCTCTCCTGGTGCCGAGGACGATGAGGACTTGGATAAGACTTTGTCAATCGAGAGATTTGGGGACCTGATAAGCAAGTCAGCATCAAGCAATCTGGAGAAGCAAAGACGCAGCTACAGTGAGAGAGATTTTGAAT tccACCGCCAAACCTCGCACCACATCCATCATCCCCTTTCCACTCACCTCCCTTCTGCCCTCAAGTTCCAAAAGAGGCCCCCCCGTgccagcaggaggaaaaaaaggaggaggaaaaagaagaaaacctcagTACCCCCCTCGGAGGTGACCCCCACCATCCAGGAAGAGGAcgaggaagggggagaagaggaggaagaagaggaagaagaagaagaggaagaaggagagtCTGAGGCAGAGGAGGCCCAGGAGAAAGAGATCTCTGCAGAGTCTGAGGGCGAAGCTCGTGGGAAGGACACGTCCCCTAAGCTGGAGCCCCCAAGCAAACCAAAG TTCACCATCGGCAGTGATGAGGAGGAGTCCGGCAGCGCTCTGGCCCCTGCGCAGTTCCACGTGGAGGAGGAGTGTGGCATCCTGTCCCCCGTGCCACGCTTCACCGACCTGCTGCAGGACAAGGGCTCTGCGTCCCTCTGCAG CCTCCCCGGGCCTCGGGAGCGTTTGTCTCGCGGGTGGGAGAAGCGCAAGCCCTGGGGCCAGGTGGCAAGCGGACAACGAGTTACCTATGACTTGAAAGAGAGGATGTGCATCGGCAGCATGACCACGCTGGAGAGTGCGGCGTACCAGCGCGTCCCCACAGATGAGGCCGAAGCCCAGATGCTGGCTTCTGCTGACTTGGATGGCATGAAAA GCCACCGTTTTGAAGATAACCCTGGTGTGAGGAGGCATCTGATGAAAAAACCATCTCGGAGTCAGATCACCAGGACAAGCAAAAAATTAGCATCAACTCcatctgtaaagaaaaagaagaagaagaaaaagttggaTAGAAAGCCCCATGAG GTGTTTGTGGAGCTGAACGAGCTGGTGGTGGATAAGAACCAGGAGATGCACTGGAGGGAGACAGCCCGCTGGATCAAGTTTGAGGAGGACGTGGAGGAGGACACAGCAAGGTGGGGGAAACCCCACGTGGCTTCACTGTCCTTCCGCAGCCTGTTGGAGCTCAGGAAGACGATTGCCCACG GTGCCGTCCTCCTTGACCTGGAGCAGACCACTCTGCCCGGCATTGCCCACCTCATGGTGGAGACCATGATCATCTCTGACCAGATCAGAGCAGAAGACCGAGCCAACGTGCTGCGTGccctgctgctgaagcacag CCACCCCAATGATGAGAAAGAGGGCTTCTTCCCGAGGAACCACTCCAGCTCCAGCATGAACTCCATCGTGGGGAACCACCACCACAACCACACCACCGACACATGCGTGCCCCTCATGGGGGAAGAGCGCATTGAGATGGCTGACCCCAAGGCCAATGAGACCGAGTGCAAGGAG CAGAAAAACCTGCATCTCCATAACTCTGAGGGCCACCGTAAATACCTGAAGCTGATGGAGAAGATCCCTGAAGATGCAGAGGCCACAGTCGTTCTTGTGG GTTGTGTGCAGTTCTTGGAGCAGCCAACTATGGCCTTCGTCCGACTAAATGAGGCCGTCTTCCTGGAATCTGTCTTGGAGGTCCCGATTCCTGTCAGATTCATCTTTGTGCTGCTGGGACCGAGCCAGGCCAACATGGACTACCACGAAATTGGCCGCTCAATCTCCACCCTCATGTCCGACAAG CACTTCCATGAGGCTGCATACATGGCAGATGACCGTCAAGACCTCCTCAATGCAATCAACGAGTTCTTGGACTGCAGCATTGTCATCCCCCCATCGGAGGTGGAGGGGAAAGACTTGCTCAAATCCATTGCCACCTTCCAGAAGTtgctgctgaggaagaggaaggagagggagcagAAGTCCATGAAGGAGGGGGCTGTCCAGGAAGCCAAAG AGCTGTGTGAAGTGAaagctgaggaagaagaggaggaagctgaGGACGACCCTTTGAAGCGGACCGGGATATTTTTTGGAGGTCTGGTTCGGGACATAAAGCGCAGGTACCCCAAATACCTCAGTGACATCAGAGACGCCTTGCACAGCCAGTGTCTCGCGGCCGTTCTCTTCATCTACTTTGCTGCTCTCTCTCCTGCCATCACCTTCGGGGGACTCCTAG GGatcctcttctccctgcttGGAGCCCAGCCGCTCCTGGTCATTGGCTTCTCAGGGCCTCTGCTGGTGTTTGAAGAAGCTTTTTACAAG TTCTGCCAGACACAAGGCATTGAGTATCTGACAGGCAGAGTGTGGATTGGTTTGTGGCTCATCGTCTTCATCTTCATTATCGTGGCAGCTGAGGGAAGCTTCTTGGTGCGCTACATCTCGCCTTTCACCCAGGAGATCTTTGCTTTCCTCATCTCCCTCATCTTTATCTACGAGACCTTCTACAAACTGTACAAG GTGTTTGCAGAACATCCTCTGCTGAAGTTTTACCCACCGAACGTGCAGAGTGGCCTGAATGCCAGCATGCTCTCTGCGGATGCGATGTCACTGGGAATCAGGATGCAGCCCAACAccgctctcctctccctcatccTCATGCTAGGCACCTTCTTCATTGCCTTCTTCATGCGCAAGTTCAAGAACAGCCGTTTCTTAGGAGGAAAG GCTCGGCGGATCATTGGAGACTTCGGGATCCCCATCTCCATTCTGGTCATGGTGCTGGTGGATTACACCATCACTGACACGTACACACAG AAGCTGAATGTCCCCTCTGGCCTGTCGGTGACATCTCCTCACAAGCGTGGCTGGTTCATTCACCCCATGGGCAGCAGTGGCACCTTTCCGATGTGGATGATGTTTGCCTCTGCCATCCCTGCCCTCCTGGTCTTCATTCTTATCTTCATGGAGACACAGATCACAAC GCTGATTGTGAGCAAGAAGGAGAGGAAGCTGCTGAAAGGCTCTGGCTTCCACCTGGACCTGCTGCTCATTGGCACTATGGGAGGACTTTGTGCGCTCTTCGGGCTGCCATGGCTGACTGCAGCAACGGTACGCTCCGTTACCCACGTCAATGCCCTGACGGTCATGAGCAAGGCCATTGCGCCAGGAGAGAAGCCCAAGATCGAGGAGGTGAAGGAGCAGCGTGTGACCGGAGTGCTTATTGCTGCCCTCGTCG GTCTGTCCATTGTGATGGGGAACATGCTGCGGCAGATCCCGCTGGCTGTGCTTTTCGGCATCTTCCTCTACATGGGGGTTACGTCGCTCACTGGCATCCAGCTCTACGAGCGGCTGCTCCTGATCTTCATGCCATCCAAGCACCACCCTGACCACATCTATGTTGTTAAG GTGAAGACCTGGAGAATGAATCTCTTCACCTGCATTCAACTGGCCTGCATTGTGCTGCTCTGGGTGGTGAAATCTACGGTGGCATCCTTGGCCTTCCCCTTTGTCCTGATCATGACAGTGCCATTGCGACGCTTCGTGCTTCCCCGCTTCTTCCATGACAGGGAGCTCAAAGCG tTGGACTCGGAGGATGCGGAGCCGAACTTTGACGAGGACGGCCGGGATGAGTACAACGAGCTGCACATGCCTGTGTGA